The Ralstonia sp. RRA DNA segment GTATGAATCGCAGCAATGCCGTAGATATCGCTACATATCTGGCCGTCGAGATCAACTCCAGCGGTGGCTCTTTTATTTCTTCCATATTTCCAGTAAATTGGAAATATGGAAGAAGACATCGCCATCCGCTCCCTGGCTGCCCTCGCGCACAACCTGCGCCTGCGGGTGTTCCGCATGCTCGTGGTCGCGGGGCCTGCGGGCCTGACGCCCGGCGCCATTGCCGAGCAACTCGATGTGCCGGGCGCCACGCTGTCGTTCCATCTGAAGGAGTTGATGCATGCGCAACTCGTGACGCAGGAGCGTGATGGCCGGAACCTCATCTACCGCGCCGAATTCGCTCACATGAGCGCGCTGCTTGGCTTTCTGAGTGAGAACTGCTGCAAGGGCGAGCCATGTCTCGATGTCAGTTCCACGGCTTGTCAGTGCTGAGACCTGTGTACCAATGACCACCAACGTACTGTTTCTCTGCACCCACAACTCCGCGCGCAGCGTGCTGAGCGAGGGCATGCTCAACCACTGGGCGCAGATGCTCAACAAGGATGTCCGCGCCTACAGCGCAGGCAGTGCGCCGAGCGGCCGCATCAACCCGTTCGCGCTGGAAGCGCTCGCCAATGCGGGCATGGACACCAAGGGTTACCACAGCAAAAGCTGGGATGCGTTCGTGGCCGACGGTGCGCCACAGATGCGCGTGGTCATTACCGTGTGCGACAGCGCGGCTGCCGAGCCATGCCCGTACTGGCCTGGCAGCCCGGTCAAGGTGCACTGGGGTTATGCAGACCCATCCAACGCACCGGGCGGTGACGCAGGCAAGCGCCACGCCTTCGAGATCACGCGCCAAGCCATCGGCTACCGTGTGCTGCAACTGCTGATGTTGCCGCTCGACACGCTGAGCAACACCGAGCTGCAGGCCAAGCTTGAGCGCATCTCGCAAAGCTGAGCGCCATGGCTGACCTGCGAACCCGCCTTCTTGCCGAAGCATTGGGAACGGCGCTGCTGCTGGCCACCGTGATCGGCTCGGGCATCATGGCCGAGCGGCTGGCTGGCGGGAACGCGGCGATTGCGTTGCTGGCCAACACGGCTGCCACGGTGGGCGGCCTGTATATGTTGATCGAGGTGTTCGGCCCGACGAGCGGCGCGCATTTCAACCCCGCAGTCAGCGCAGTGATGGTGGCGCAGGGCGAGTTGCCCTGGGCTGACCTGATGCCCTACGTGATCGCGCAACTCGTTGGCGCCGTGCTGGGCGCATGGCTGGCGCACGCGATGTTCGACCTGTCGCTCATCCAGTTCTCGACCAAGCTGCGCAGCGGACTCGGCCAATGGATTGCCGAAGCTGTGGCGACAGCTGGTTTGCTGCTGGTCATCCTGCGCGCGCCGCAGGGTAAGGCGTCTGCCATGGTGGCTGCCTACATCGGCGCAGCTTACTGGTTCACGGCTTCCACGTCGTTCGCCAATCCGGCGGCGGCGTTCGGGCGCATGTTCAGCAACAGCTTTGCAGGCATCGCGCCGTCGAGCGTGTCCGGCTTCATCGCCGCCGAGTGCGTTGGAGCAGCGCTCGGGCTTATGCTGCATCGTTTGCTCGGGCCACGGCTATCGCAATGTGGCGATTCAAAAGGAGTCGAGCAGTAGTTGAAGCGCCTTGAGTGCTGCCAACATTGGCGACCGCCCCGTTCAGGTAAGCGACGCATTTCCGCTATGGGTGGGAAACAGCAGTTGGGAGGAGGCTGGCGTATCGAAGTTTAGAGTTGTGTGCGGACGTTCGTTGAGCCGTCTGGCGACGGCATTGAGCTTAGCCTGCGAAATGAGTCCGTCGCTTTGAGTTGGATCGCCTCTAGCATGGCGTGGTCCTCGTCTCCGACGACAGCAATATCCCAGCCCGGATGGTTCGATACGCTCGAAACGTCTCGCCGCCTCTCAGCCTTTCAGCCCGTCAGCCAAACTTGCGCGCCGCATCGCGCGCCAGGCCAGAACCGATTCCGCCGAACAGGTCGCCCTCGACGCGCCGCGCCGACGGCAGCACTTGCGCCAGTTGCTCGCGCAGCAGCGGCACCCCGCTGGAGCCGCCGGCGAAGAGAATGGTATCGACCGCTTCCGCTGCGACGCCCGCCGTCTTCAGCATCGCCTGCACCGTCGAGACCGTCTTGCCGACCAGCTTCCCAATCGACTGGTCGAAGTCCTCGCGCGTGACGGGCTGCTTCAACTCGGGCGCGATGCGGTGCAGGTCGATCTCCGCCACCGGGACGTCCGACAGCGCGATCTTCGCGGCTTCCACCTGGATGGCCAGCCAGTGGCCGGCGCGCTCGCGGATCAGGCGGATCAGGCGGTCGAGTTTTTCGGTGTCGGCAACATCTCGGTAATTGTCCATTACCATCGCCCACGCCTTGCGCGTGTACACGTGGTTGATGGTGTGCCAGCTCGCCAGGTCGAAATACTGGCCGGACGGCATCGCCTTGCCGTTGCGCAGCGTGCTGTTCAGGCCCAGTAGCGGCATCACGCTGGCTAGGCTCAGGGCGCGGTCGAAGTCGGTGCCACCGATGTGAACGCCGCCGTTGGCGAGGATGTCCTCGCGGCGGTCAAGGCGTTTCGCGCGGTCGGGCGACAGGCGCACCAGCGAGAAGTCCGACGTACCGCCGCCAATGTCCGCCACCAGCACAAGTTCTTCACCGCTGATGCCGGCCTCGTAGTCGAACGCGGCGGCGATGGGCTCGTACTGGAAGGCGATCTCGTCGAAGCCGGCGTCGCGCGCGATTTCCGCCAGCGTGTCTTCGGCGAGCTGGTCGGCCTTGGGATCTTCGTCGATGAAGAACACCGGGCGGCCCAGCACGGCGCGGCGGAATTCATGGCCGGCGGCGCGCTCGGCGCGGCTCTTGAGTTCGCCGATGAAATGCGCCAGCAGCTTGCGGAAGGGCATGGCCTGGCCCATGACCTCGGTGCTGTCGTCCATCATCGACGTGCCGAGCAGGCTCTTGAGCGAGCGCATCAGGCGGCCCTCGTAGCCGGCAAGATAGTCGGTCAGCGCGGCACGGCCGTAGCTGACCAGCGGGTCTTCGGCGTGAAAGAAGATGACGGAAGGCAGTGTAGCCTTGCCGTCTTCGAGCGGCAGCAGGGTGGGTGCGTCCGAGCGCAGCCAGCCGACGGTGGAGTTGGACGTGCCGAAATCGACGCCGCAAGCGTTTGACATCATAGGAGTGGGGCTTCTTGAGTGCAGCGGGAGGCATGCGCCTGCACGGGATATCAGGAGCGGGCGCCACCGGCGAAGGGGCGCTATTGTAGTGGCTTTGTGCGACGGATCCGCGGATTGAGCGAGGCTATATCCAGGTCCACTATCTTCCTGCATGGCGCGATCCGGCCTATGGTGCCAACGCGTGTTGATTTGCACGGAATCCTGACCCACCCGAGGTAGGTTTTTGCATCGAATGTTGACCCACGTATAGAACACTGTCCCGCTCGGCAACGAGCGGGAGATCGGAGTGATCGACGTGGCCATACTGAGCATCATTCGACGCTGGCATCTTCGCGACCAGATCCCGCTGCGCGAGATCGCCAGACGCCTGGGCATCTCCAGGAACACGGTCAGGCGCTATCTGCGCGCTGACACCACGGCACCGGCCTATCCTGCACGGCAGAGTCCGAGCAAGCTCGACGGCCATGCCGCCAAGCTCTCCGCTTGGCTCAAGACCGAGGCCAACAAGCCACGCAAGCAACGGCGCACACTCAAGCAGATCCACACTGATCTGTGTGCCTTGGGCTTCACCGGCTCCTACGATCGCGTTGCCGCATTCGCTCGCCGCTGGCGCCAGGAGCAACAGGAGCAAGCCCGCACGTCGGGGCGAGGCACCTTTATCCCACTGCGCTTCGCAGAGGGTGAGGCCTTCCAGTTCGACTGGAGCGAGGACTGGGCGGTCATCGCCGGCGAGCGCACCAAGCTGCAAGTGGCTCAGTTCAAGCTCAGCCACAGCCGCGCATTCTTCCTGCGCGCGTATCTGCTGCAGACCCACGAGATGCTGTTCGATGCCCATCACCACGCCTTTGTGGCCTGGGGCGGTATCCCGCGTCGCGGCATCTACGACAACATGAAGACCGCCGTGGATCGCGTGCGCCTGGGCAAGTTGCGTGACGTCAACTTGCGCTTCAGCACCATGGTC contains these protein-coding regions:
- a CDS encoding metalloregulator ArsR/SmtB family transcription factor is translated as MEEDIAIRSLAALAHNLRLRVFRMLVVAGPAGLTPGAIAEQLDVPGATLSFHLKELMHAQLVTQERDGRNLIYRAEFAHMSALLGFLSENCCKGEPCLDVSSTACQC
- a CDS encoding arsenate reductase ArsC produces the protein MTTNVLFLCTHNSARSVLSEGMLNHWAQMLNKDVRAYSAGSAPSGRINPFALEALANAGMDTKGYHSKSWDAFVADGAPQMRVVITVCDSAAAEPCPYWPGSPVKVHWGYADPSNAPGGDAGKRHAFEITRQAIGYRVLQLLMLPLDTLSNTELQAKLERISQS
- a CDS encoding MIP/aquaporin family protein, with translation MADLRTRLLAEALGTALLLATVIGSGIMAERLAGGNAAIALLANTAATVGGLYMLIEVFGPTSGAHFNPAVSAVMVAQGELPWADLMPYVIAQLVGAVLGAWLAHAMFDLSLIQFSTKLRSGLGQWIAEAVATAGLLLVILRAPQGKASAMVAAYIGAAYWFTASTSFANPAAAFGRMFSNSFAGIAPSSVSGFIAAECVGAALGLMLHRLLGPRLSQCGDSKGVEQ
- a CDS encoding Hsp70 family protein yields the protein MMSNACGVDFGTSNSTVGWLRSDAPTLLPLEDGKATLPSVIFFHAEDPLVSYGRAALTDYLAGYEGRLMRSLKSLLGTSMMDDSTEVMGQAMPFRKLLAHFIGELKSRAERAAGHEFRRAVLGRPVFFIDEDPKADQLAEDTLAEIARDAGFDEIAFQYEPIAAAFDYEAGISGEELVLVADIGGGTSDFSLVRLSPDRAKRLDRREDILANGGVHIGGTDFDRALSLASVMPLLGLNSTLRNGKAMPSGQYFDLASWHTINHVYTRKAWAMVMDNYRDVADTEKLDRLIRLIRERAGHWLAIQVEAAKIALSDVPVAEIDLHRIAPELKQPVTREDFDQSIGKLVGKTVSTVQAMLKTAGVAAEAVDTILFAGGSSGVPLLREQLAQVLPSARRVEGDLFGGIGSGLARDAARKFG